From Epinephelus lanceolatus isolate andai-2023 chromosome 5, ASM4190304v1, whole genome shotgun sequence, the proteins below share one genomic window:
- the nts gene encoding neurotensin/neuromedin N, translating to MQAQVAWLLLLCFTCGGLCTDADLDQRALEEELLSSLFTSKMKQNKQSAPYWRVSLANLCRMVSSLRQEAWSGEEEEEGSELTEGGLQLLEELYNLQLICRALQSREERLLHDSQEYLEENGGTPLKRKSPYILKRQASHTTKSRRPYILKRSTIY from the exons ATGCAGGCACAGGTGGCGTGGTTGCTTCTCCTCTGTTTCACATGTGGTGGACTTTGTACAG ACGCTGACCTGGACCAGCGAGCTCTGGAGGAGGAGCTACTCAGCAGTCTCTTCACTTCTAAG ATGAAACAGAATAAGCAGAGTGCCCCCTACTGGCGCGTGTCGCTGGCCAACCTGTGCAGGATGGTGAGCAGCCTGCGGCAGGAGGCGTGGAGCGgcgaggaggaagaagagggcaGCGAGCTGACGGAGGGAGGCCtccagctgctggaggagctgTACAACCTGCAGCTCATCTGTCGAGCACTGCAGAGCCGGGAGGAGAGG CTACTCCACGACTCTCAAGAATATTTAGAGGAGAACGGCGGCACTCCGCTCAAACGAAAATCACCCTACATCCTGAAGAGGCAAGCGTCGCACACCACCAAGTCCCGGAGGCCGTACATCTTAAAACGAAGTACAATTTACTGA